The Oscillatoria acuminata PCC 6304 genomic interval AATCAAATCCCCTTGCAAGACCCCATCAACAATTTTACCCTGGGTCCCAATCAGGATTTCAAATTGATGATCGATGTCCCAAGTTAATAAAGCAGCTAAAGAGGTGGCGACTTTTGTAATTGAAGCGGCAGGAAGGGGAACTGTCCCTTGGTGATTCGCCAACAGTTGATGACTCGATTGCACCCAGACCCCTTGCCCTTCAGTCTGGAGGCCCTTGGCGACTAATCCCTGCAAGTATTGCTGCACCTGTTGTTCGGTGGGTGGATCGGCAATCTCAGCTAGAATATAGCCGGGAATTGCGGGTCCTAGGACTAACTCCACGGCATTTTCCCGAGGGAGTTTTAGCCCCGTCATATCCAACCACACCGAGAGCAAACCGGAACTGAGTAAATCCAGCATTACCACAAATTCGTAAAGCGTTCTTTATCCTTTTTACAAGGTTTTGTACGCAATACCCTAAAAAGATGCCTGGAATGAGGGGGGCGATCGCCACTCAATGAACACCCGGATTTCGCTTCTAAACTGGGATTTCCAGGGTTGCACCCAGTAGCCCCTTCCCTGCAGGAATCCCCCGAAAAAAAATTATCCTCAGAAACCATTCCCAAGAGTTATGCGATGGTATAAGGCTTCTGGTAAAATTTGTAAGGTTTCTATGACTTCGATCAATGGGATCTTCACGGGCACGGATCGCTATAGATGCTATGGGCGGGGATAATGCCCCCGCAGCAATCGTTACGGGTGCGCTTCAAGCCGCCTCGGAGTTGGACGTAGATGTTCTTTTGGTCGGCGATCCTGACAAGATCGACTCCTGCATCAAAGAACATCAAAAAGACGCCAATTTCCCCAATCCGAATCAGGTGGAAATTATTCCGGCTGATGAAGTGGTGGAAATGCACGAGGAGCCTTTAAGCGCTTTAAAACGGAAGCGCAATGCTTCCATTCGAGTGGCTATGGAATTGGTGAAGAAAAACCAAGCTCAAGCCATTGTTTCAGCAGGGCACTCCGGTGCGGCAATGGCAGCGGCCCTATTACATTTAGGGCGGCTGCGTGGAATTGACCGGCCAGCCATTGGTGCCATTTTTCCGACTATTGTTCCCAATAAATCCGTTCTGATTTTGGATGTGGGGGCGAATGTAGACTGTCGTCCCAAGTTCCTAGAACAGTTTGCGGTAATGGGAACGATTTACAGCCAATACGTTTTGGGGGTAGAAGAACCCAGAGTCGGACTGCTCAATATCGGGGAAGAACCCTCGAAGGGCAATGATCAGGCGGTTCGGACTCATCAGATGTTGGTTGACAATCCCCTAGTTCCCTTTTTTGGGAATGCGGAGGGTCGCGACATTCTGTCGGGTAACTTTGATGTGATCGTCTGTGATGGCTTTGCCGGCAATGTCGTCTTGAAGTTCGCTGAAGGTCTTGGGGAAATTGTTTTAAACATTCTCAAAGAAGAGTTGACCCAGGGAATCATGGGGAAAATGGGGGTTACCCTATTAAAACCGAGTCTGAAACGGTTTAAGCAACGGGTGGATCACGTTGAACGCGGAGGCGGCTTATTATTGGGAGTAGCCGGAATTTGCATTATTACTCATGGCAGTTCCCAAGGCCCCACGGTTTATAATGCAATTCGCTTGGCAAAAGATGCCATCGACCACAATGTGCTCGATCGAATGCAGTCCCAGTTTGAATCACCGAAGCAACTCACGGCAGTACCCGAACCGACGGCTGAAAGTTGACGGCTGAAGGTTGACGGCTGAAGGTTGACGGCACCGATCCGGCTGCGATCGCGCCTTTGGATACTCGAAACAACCGCGTATGACTCAAGAACCGACCGAGGGAGAATCAGTTTGAAAGAAATAGGGGTAGGCATTGCAATTACAGGAAGCGGTTCAGCGACTCC includes:
- the plsX gene encoding phosphate acyltransferase PlsX, coding for MGSSRARIAIDAMGGDNAPAAIVTGALQAASELDVDVLLVGDPDKIDSCIKEHQKDANFPNPNQVEIIPADEVVEMHEEPLSALKRKRNASIRVAMELVKKNQAQAIVSAGHSGAAMAAALLHLGRLRGIDRPAIGAIFPTIVPNKSVLILDVGANVDCRPKFLEQFAVMGTIYSQYVLGVEEPRVGLLNIGEEPSKGNDQAVRTHQMLVDNPLVPFFGNAEGRDILSGNFDVIVCDGFAGNVVLKFAEGLGEIVLNILKEELTQGIMGKMGVTLLKPSLKRFKQRVDHVERGGGLLLGVAGICIITHGSSQGPTVYNAIRLAKDAIDHNVLDRMQSQFESPKQLTAVPEPTAES